Below is a genomic region from Macaca thibetana thibetana isolate TM-01 chromosome 1, ASM2454274v1, whole genome shotgun sequence.
GGAGCCAGAcagtgggagagacagagggGAAATGAAGAACCCCGTGGGAGGCTGTGGCAAAGGGAGGCAGTGGGGCTTCTCTGACAGGGAAGTCTGCAGAGGGAGAGGTTTTTCTGTCTGTGCGGTAAGGGAAGTCAGATGAGAGTACAAGAGGGCGTGGAGAGGGGTACTGATACCTGAATTCTGAGGGCAGGTGTCCTGCCAAGGAATCTTTGCTTTAACAGAGCTTCAATGCTGCTCCTGTTCCTCCTCTTCCAGGGACTCTGCTGTCCTGGGGAAAATACAGCAGGTGAGAAGAGTGCAGGTGGAAAGTTACCTATGGTAGGGCACCAGAGGACGGAGAAGAAGTTCTGGGGAGGTCCTGGGGGAAGGGAGCAGTACTCCTCTAGGATGCCCTTGGAGTATGACTTTCAGGCTAGTCCCAGGCAGAGAATTCTTGCCCTCAGTCTCAGTTTTTGTCTCTGATTTTGGGGAAAGGAAGCTGGCCCCAGAGGAAAGGCATACGTGCAAATTGCCTAACTATCTCTCGTCTCtaagttcctttttttcctttggcatcACTTTTCCCATTCCTTTACATTCTCTCTACTTGTCATTTCCCTCTCTCTCAGCTCCCCAGGCTCTACAATCCTACCGTCCAGCAGCAGAGGACCCCCTGTCCTTCCGCATGCTCCAAATTTCCTCCTTTGCCAACCACAGCTGGGCACACAGTGAGGGCTCAGGATGGCTGGGTGACCTTCAGACTCATGGCTGGGACACTGTCACGGGCACCATCCGCTTTCTGAAGCCCTGGTCCCATGGAAACTTCAGCAAGCAGGAGCTGAAAAACTTACAGTCACTGTTCCAGTTATACTTCAATGGTTTTGTCCGGATAGTGCAAGCTTCTGCTGGTCAATTTCAGCTTGAATGTAAGTTCGTCGCTCTAAGCTGATAATTTGCCTGGGAACAtcaactattttccaaagtggagATGGTATAAAGACTCTGACCATCATTTAACCTTACTAACTTTGTTCCCCACTCTCTGGCTCCCACTCCCTCCTCTGCTTCACCCTTCCTCACCACCCTCACGCCACTATATACACAAAAGGGCCTGTGCGTATGTATCTCAACATGAATATACCTTCGTGTCTGGCTCTTTGGAATGACTATCTCCTCTGGATCTTCTGCCCCTCATTCCTGCCCTCAGACTCAGCCTTTCTCACCCCGCTTTCTACCCTTCTTTATCTTTTGCCTGAGTGTTGACCTGGACTGGCCTGTACCTAACCACTTTCACGTGAATTATTTGTGACCAATCTCCTATCTTCCTGATAGCCTTCCCATCTACCACTTTCCCATTAGTTATTTCAAAGAATCTTTATTATCTTCACATTTTCTTCCCACAAATTTTCTTCCCCTTTGCCACTAAACTCTAGTCTCCATATGATTTCCCAGCAAATTTTTCTTCCCTTGAATCTCTTTACTCTctaaattgtttgtttttcttccttgtcaTTCTTTCCATATTGATCTCTCGTCCCTGTCTACTCTCAGACCCCTTCGAGATCCAGATATTAGCTGGCTGTAGAATGAATGCCCCACAAATCTTCTTAAATATGGCATATCAAGGATCAGATTTTCTGAGTTTCCAAGGAATTTCCTGGGAGCCATCTCCAGGAGCAGGGATCCGGGCCCAGAACGTCTGTAAAGTGCTCAGTCGCTACCTAGATATTAAGGAAATACTGCAAAGCCTTCTTGGTCACACCTGTCCTCGATTTCTTGCGGGGCTCATGGAAGCAGGGGAGTCAGAACTGAAACGAAAAGGTGAGcccaactctctctctcccctcttgtTCCTAGTACTGTAACTCTCCTATTTGAATTTGCCTCTCATCATCATTTTGAAAGACAATGTGAGAGACTAGAGAATGAGATGTGTGGGTTTAGGACTGTttcttagaaaagagaaagaagtgatTATTAAATCACTCTTAGTATTACTACTTAGGCACATAAGTGCCTGAGCTCTGGCCTGGGGTGCCCctcaaaattccatttttttcttatcttcttctgTCTAGTGAAGCCAGAAGCCTGGCTGTCCCGTGGCCCCAGTCCTGGCCCTGGCCGTCTGCAGCTTGTGTGCCATGTCTCAGGATTCTACCCAAAGCCCGTGTGGGTGATGTGGATGCGGGGTGAACAGGAGCAGCGGGGCACTCAGCGAGGGGACATCCTGCCTAATGCTGATGAGACATGGTATCTCCGAGCAACCCTGGATGTGGCAACTGGGGAGGCAGCTGGCCTGTCCTGTCGGGTGAAACACAGCAGTATAGAGGGCCATGATCTAATCATCCATTGGGGTGAGAAAGAGCTGAGGCTGTGCtgggaaataatgaaaatagccCTGGGGCTTTTGAGGGTGGGGGCTGAGGATATGGGTAGGAACGCTAGGCACAAGAAGGGTAAAACTGGGACAATGAAAATAAAGGATAGAGTATGACAGTagttaaattttaagaaaatggaagTAGGGAATTAGACATACTaacaaaaaaaggaggaggaactAGTGATTTAGTGGGAGAGTGCTGGGAGGAGATCACAGACAAAGGATCAGGAGGAATTGAAATGAGGGCTCTGGAAAACACAGATAAAACTCTAGGAAGATACCACCCTTGCAAAATGGGAAATCTCAGCTTGGTGGAATAGAGTATTTTAGGGATGATATTCTTATTCTATCCCCAACCAGGTGGATGTTCCATCTTTCTCATCCTGATCTGTTTAACTGTGATAGTTAACCTGGTCATATTGGTTGTAGTTCACTCACGGTTAAAAAAACAGAGGTGAgccttttcttgttctttgtttcttcaacCTGTAatcaactcattctttttttcctctatcttctttttttctctctgcttttcccctttatttcctttctttgagatTAATATCCTCCTCTTTTCCCACAGTTCAAATAAGAACGTTCTTTCTCCCCGTGCACCCAGCCCTGTGTTTCCCATGGGAGCCAACACCCAGGACACCAATAATTCAAGACATCACTTCTGCTTGGCACAAGTATCGTGGATCAAAAACAGATTCTTGAAGTGGAAGACACGCCTAAACCAACTCTCGTGACATTTGCTTTACCTTCTACATAAAGTCCTTGTCTGCATCTTCTGAAACACCATCCAGGTCCCATAAGGGAAGCATGCTTTAATTTAAACAGTTTGTACTAGCAAAGATACTGATCCCTTTAGGCAtacttttttcctcatcttccagagatttttttttcctgctttggcTACATATCCACCATTGTTGATTTTTCAAACTATAATCCAGATACTTCTTTTTCATGGATTCCCATGATCACCCAATTAAGAGCTCTTCTGTACTCCCCAAATTGAACTGATCTTCACAAGCACATTCATTTCTTCCTACTCTGAACAGTAGTTAattaggtttttgcttttttttttttttttatctcagtTGCTTGAAAGTAGGATGTAGgtatttgtgtctgtgttcacGACCAAAAATCTTATCTGAATTCAGGACCAGTTTCATAAGCATGTGATCTGTGCAGACACATGGAATCGTATGCTCTGCAGGAACCCATGCTAGATTCAATGCTCTGCTGTTGTCATCTTGGAATCCTTAGTCATTTTCAAACAGGagatattgtattttcatttttcactgacACCACAAATTATATAGCTGATTCAGTTTGAATGTAATATTCCTCAATAAATGCGGACGGAATAAATTTGTTGTCAGCTCAAGTGATGTTGTTTTACTCCATTCCCTCTCTGATATCTCTGCATCATTTGACTGTGCTCTTACTAAAGCTCTTCCTATCTCCCTTTGTCTCTCACCAGAGCTGAAGGAGGCAGATGAGTGCCTCAATCTGAGTGATTGGGATGTTAATGAATCTTCAGggatatttaggaaaataataacataagGGCTATCTCCTTGCAAAGTTAGGACAGGTTTGAACTGGCATTCCTACTTCCCTGAGCTGTGTttatctatgtgtgtctttgtggaTGTGCATATTCATGGGAGAAATTCATATTTTGAGCAATTAGAAAGAGGACATAGGGTTTGAGCCAGAGCTAAGGTAATGAAGCAAAAGAGTGATTGGATGCTAGTTAAGCtacatgtttgtttttgtatattagtctggcttattattatttacagtttgtttttctttagtttttatatggattcttacatttatataatttacttCAATTGAGATACATTTGGTTGAGCCTACTGGAGAACAGGAATTTGGTAGAGATGCAGTGTTTATATACATGTCCAGTCAAGTCCTCCCTTAGATAGAATAATTGAACAATGTGTGCAGATTTCTTAGTGGAAGTTATAAACTTCATGGTGGCCATTTTCAAGTAATCAGCAAGGGTCCCATGATCACACATCCAGACTGCACTCTTACTCATGAAGAAGGTATCGAGGCCAGACTTTTCACTGTTGAGAGTCCATCACCTTCCATATGGCACATCCAATCAGTCTATCTACAGTCAGGCCACTAGAGTCCAGAGAGGAAGGTAGAATTTTAAAGGGTTGTTTGGAGCAACAAATGATGAAAGGTCAGGGTTGCATCACGTGGTATAACTCTACAGCAGAGAGTTATAGtaattctcgaactcctgatctgcctCATGCTACCTCCTCTGGTCCCCTGTCCAATATTTTCCCCACTGTATATTATGCTTCCGTGACActagatttttttctgtctcttagtTATGTCAAACTTTCAGTTCAAGTGTCATACTCTGATTAGCCTAAGCAGCACACTCCATCTCAGTCATATACTAGTCCAATTTATTTTGAATACTTAATTTAGTTGAAATTACCTTTTTATGTCTTCATGGTCTTTTTCATCTGAAATGTGAGCACTATAACATCCTAGATTTTATCCATCTTGATCACATTTGTATCTCAGTGCCTAGATTATAGCCTGACATATAGTGggtgattttaaaaagtttcgTTGAGTGAAAAAACGGGATTAAACTTTGACTTGCCAGAAGAGATTTTACCAGTGTCTTATCTGATAGGCCATAGATTTTCAGGTACTGAtatgtttccaaagtgctggtgt
It encodes:
- the LOC126948177 gene encoding T-cell surface glycoprotein CD1e, membrane-associated isoform X4, which encodes MLLLFLLFQGLCCPGENTAAPQALQSYRPAAEDPLSFRMLQISSFANHSWAHSEGSGWLGDLQTHGWDTVTGTIRFLKPWSHGNFSKQELKNLQSLFQLYFNGFVRIVQASAGQFQLEYPFEIQILAGCRMNAPQIFLNMAYQGSDFLSFQGISWEPSPGAGIRAQNVCKVLSRYLDIKEILQSLLGHTCPRFLAGLMEAGESELKRKVKPEAWLSRGPSPGPGRLQLVCHVSGFYPKPVWVMWMRGEQEQRGTQRGDILPNADETWYLRATLDVATGEAAGLSCRVKHSSIEGHDLIIHWGGCSIFLILICLTVIVNLVILVVVHSRLKKQSPVFPMGANTQDTNNSRHHFCLAQVSWIKNRFLKWKTRLNQLS
- the LOC126948177 gene encoding T-cell surface glycoprotein CD1e, membrane-associated isoform X3, encoding MSCHTRLLIKFLNKGLCCPGENTAAPQALQSYRPAAEDPLSFRMLQISSFANHSWAHSEGSGWLGDLQTHGWDTVTGTIRFLKPWSHGNFSKQELKNLQSLFQLYFNGFVRIVQASAGQFQLEYPFEIQILAGCRMNAPQIFLNMAYQGSDFLSFQGISWEPSPGAGIRAQNVCKVLSRYLDIKEILQSLLGHTCPRFLAGLMEAGESELKRKVKPEAWLSRGPSPGPGRLQLVCHVSGFYPKPVWVMWMRGEQEQRGTQRGDILPNADETWYLRATLDVATGEAAGLSCRVKHSSIEGHDLIIHWGGCSIFLILICLTVIVNLVILVVVHSRLKKQSPVFPMGANTQDTNNSRHHFCLAQVSWIKNRFLKWKTRLNQLS
- the LOC126948177 gene encoding T-cell surface glycoprotein CD1e, membrane-associated isoform X2 encodes the protein MLLLFLLFQGLCCPGENTAAPQALQSYRPAAEDPLSFRMLQISSFANHSWAHSEGSGWLGDLQTHGWDTVTGTIRFLKPWSHGNFSKQELKNLQSLFQLYFNGFVRIVQASAGQFQLEYPFEIQILAGCRMNAPQIFLNMAYQGSDFLSFQGISWEPSPGAGIRAQNVCKVLSRYLDIKEILQSLLGHTCPRFLAGLMEAGESELKRKVKPEAWLSRGPSPGPGRLQLVCHVSGFYPKPVWVMWMRGEQEQRGTQRGDILPNADETWYLRATLDVATGEAAGLSCRVKHSSIEGHDLIIHWGGCSIFLILICLTVIVNLVILVVVHSRLKKQSSNKNVLSPRAPSPVFPMGANTQDTNNSRHHFCLAQVSWIKNRFLKWKTRLNQLS
- the LOC126948177 gene encoding T-cell surface glycoprotein CD1e, membrane-associated isoform X1 — its product is MSCHTRLLIKFLNKGLCCPGENTAAPQALQSYRPAAEDPLSFRMLQISSFANHSWAHSEGSGWLGDLQTHGWDTVTGTIRFLKPWSHGNFSKQELKNLQSLFQLYFNGFVRIVQASAGQFQLEYPFEIQILAGCRMNAPQIFLNMAYQGSDFLSFQGISWEPSPGAGIRAQNVCKVLSRYLDIKEILQSLLGHTCPRFLAGLMEAGESELKRKVKPEAWLSRGPSPGPGRLQLVCHVSGFYPKPVWVMWMRGEQEQRGTQRGDILPNADETWYLRATLDVATGEAAGLSCRVKHSSIEGHDLIIHWGGCSIFLILICLTVIVNLVILVVVHSRLKKQSSNKNVLSPRAPSPVFPMGANTQDTNNSRHHFCLAQVSWIKNRFLKWKTRLNQLS
- the LOC126948177 gene encoding T-cell surface glycoprotein CD1e, membrane-associated isoform X5 produces the protein MLQISSFANHSWAHSEGSGWLGDLQTHGWDTVTGTIRFLKPWSHGNFSKQELKNLQSLFQLYFNGFVRIVQASAGQFQLEYPFEIQILAGCRMNAPQIFLNMAYQGSDFLSFQGISWEPSPGAGIRAQNVCKVLSRYLDIKEILQSLLGHTCPRFLAGLMEAGESELKRKVKPEAWLSRGPSPGPGRLQLVCHVSGFYPKPVWVMWMRGEQEQRGTQRGDILPNADETWYLRATLDVATGEAAGLSCRVKHSSIEGHDLIIHWGGCSIFLILICLTVIVNLVILVVVHSRLKKQSSNKNVLSPRAPSPVFPMGANTQDTNNSRHHFCLAQVSWIKNRFLKWKTRLNQLS